From Streptomyces sp. 6-11-2, one genomic window encodes:
- a CDS encoding HypC/HybG/HupF family hydrogenase formation chaperone has protein sequence MCLAVPGKVVAIDHRADPLTGLIDFGGVQKQACLEYLPDVRVGEYVIVHVGFALQRLDEESARASLELFEQLGLLEEEFGDAWVQAAEQSGDPAPQAPGAEEREKSGSEA, from the coding sequence ATGTGTTTGGCAGTGCCCGGCAAAGTCGTGGCCATCGACCACCGTGCCGATCCGCTCACCGGTCTGATCGACTTCGGAGGGGTGCAGAAACAGGCGTGCCTCGAGTACCTGCCCGATGTGCGGGTGGGGGAGTACGTGATCGTCCACGTCGGGTTCGCCCTCCAGCGCCTGGACGAGGAGTCGGCCCGTGCGTCCCTGGAGCTGTTCGAGCAACTGGGGCTGCTGGAGGAGGAGTTCGGTGACGCCTGGGTGCAGGCGGCCGAGCAGTCCGGCGACCCGGCCCCGCAGGCGCCCGGGGCCGAGGAACGCGAGAAGAGCGGGAGTGAGGCCTGA
- a CDS encoding hydrogenase maturation protease, translating to MTPPPGTRLLVAGVGNIFLADDAFGPEVIQALGSRPLPAGVRVRDFGIRGLDLAYELLDGYDTAVLVDAAPRGHRPGTLSLIEAELPDPEAGAAAPPEAHGMDPAKVLALAAHLGDGPLPRVLVLACEPQVRPRGDEDIMAGLSDPVREAVVPAVEALRTMVPVLLADPAATPPLVRTEESAPAHTAALPHLATEEAEDR from the coding sequence ATGACGCCGCCGCCCGGCACCCGGCTCCTGGTCGCCGGCGTCGGCAACATCTTCCTCGCCGACGACGCCTTCGGCCCCGAGGTGATCCAGGCCCTCGGCTCCCGCCCGCTGCCGGCCGGGGTCCGGGTGCGGGACTTCGGCATCCGCGGCCTGGACCTCGCCTACGAACTGCTGGACGGCTACGACACGGCCGTCCTGGTCGACGCGGCGCCGCGCGGCCACCGCCCCGGCACCCTGTCCCTGATCGAGGCGGAACTCCCCGACCCCGAGGCCGGCGCGGCGGCCCCGCCGGAGGCCCACGGCATGGACCCGGCCAAGGTGCTGGCCCTGGCCGCGCACCTGGGCGACGGGCCCCTCCCGCGCGTCCTCGTGCTCGCCTGCGAGCCCCAGGTGCGGCCCCGCGGCGACGAGGACATCATGGCCGGGCTCAGCGACCCGGTGCGGGAGGCCGTCGTCCCGGCCGTCGAGGCCTTGCGCACCATGGTCCCGGTGCTGCTCGCCGACCCCGCGGCCACCCCGCCGTTGGTCCGCACGGAGGAATCCGCACCCGCGCACACGGCTGCGCTCCCGCACCTCGCCACCGAAGAGGCCGAAGATCGGTGA
- a CDS encoding enoyl-CoA hydratase-related protein codes for MDILLVVSAFNSLSQRVYAELADHGHHVDVVLATPGPDAVRAAVAGTKPELVIAPMLKTALPDDVWREHTCLIVHPGPPGDRGPSALDRAIADQVPDWGVTVLQAEAVMDAGDIWAAMPFRTEPVGKSDLYRNEVSDAAVAAVLLAVRRYAEGSFKPLPQSDPATHVVWRGFLRQERRRVDWEHDSTATVLNKLRGADSQPGVLDELLGRELFLHGGHPEDQLRGRPGELLATRAGAVCRATRDGAVWIPELRPRKNSGDPAPFKRPAASVLGPTGLPEAAVPLELPPGRHTWTDIRYRQRGDVGFVTFSFPSGAMSTDHCRRLLAAYRHALTRSTPVLVLGGARDFFSNGIHLNVIEASDDPAAESWANLNAMDDLVEAVLHTTDRLVVAALGGNAAAGGVMLALAADEVWCRTGAVLNPHYRRMGLYGSEFWTYTLPRRTGTGTAGRLTTEALPVSAATAHGLGLVDRLVPVPAGEFTAEVDRMAAGLADAPELGRRIDAKMAARARDEAVRPLAEHRRAELARMRDIFFDPAAPYHALRSAFVRKLPGACARPLSATGAPLTGGTR; via the coding sequence ATGGACATTCTGCTCGTCGTCAGTGCGTTCAACAGCCTGTCGCAGCGCGTCTACGCCGAACTGGCGGACCACGGCCACCACGTCGACGTCGTGCTCGCCACGCCCGGCCCCGACGCAGTCCGCGCCGCCGTCGCCGGGACGAAGCCGGAACTCGTCATCGCGCCGATGCTCAAGACCGCGCTGCCCGACGACGTGTGGCGGGAGCACACCTGCCTCATCGTGCACCCCGGCCCACCGGGCGACCGGGGCCCCTCCGCGCTGGACCGGGCGATCGCCGACCAGGTGCCCGACTGGGGCGTGACGGTCCTCCAGGCCGAGGCGGTGATGGACGCCGGCGACATCTGGGCGGCCATGCCGTTCCGCACGGAGCCGGTCGGCAAGAGCGACCTGTACCGCAACGAGGTCTCCGACGCCGCCGTGGCCGCCGTACTCCTGGCCGTACGGCGCTACGCCGAGGGCTCCTTCAAACCGCTGCCGCAGAGCGACCCCGCCACCCACGTCGTCTGGCGCGGCTTCCTGCGCCAGGAGCGGCGCCGCGTCGACTGGGAGCACGACAGCACCGCGACCGTGCTGAACAAGCTGAGAGGCGCCGACTCGCAGCCCGGAGTCCTCGACGAACTCCTCGGCCGTGAACTGTTCCTGCACGGCGGCCACCCGGAGGACCAACTGCGCGGCCGCCCCGGAGAACTGCTCGCCACGCGGGCGGGAGCGGTGTGCCGCGCCACCCGGGACGGCGCCGTGTGGATCCCGGAACTCAGGCCGCGCAAGAACTCCGGCGACCCGGCCCCCTTCAAACGCCCGGCCGCCTCGGTCCTCGGCCCGACCGGTCTCCCCGAGGCGGCCGTACCGCTCGAACTGCCCCCGGGGCGGCACACCTGGACCGACATCCGCTACCGGCAGCGCGGCGACGTCGGCTTCGTCACCTTCTCCTTCCCCAGCGGCGCCATGAGCACCGACCACTGCCGCAGGCTGCTCGCCGCCTACCGCCACGCCCTCACCCGCTCCACCCCGGTACTCGTCCTCGGCGGTGCCCGCGACTTCTTCTCCAACGGCATCCACCTGAACGTCATCGAGGCGTCCGACGACCCGGCCGCCGAGTCGTGGGCCAACCTCAACGCCATGGACGACCTGGTCGAGGCGGTGCTGCACACCACCGACCGGCTGGTCGTCGCCGCGCTCGGCGGCAACGCCGCCGCGGGCGGTGTCATGCTCGCCCTCGCCGCCGACGAGGTGTGGTGCCGCACCGGCGCCGTACTCAACCCGCACTACCGCAGGATGGGCCTGTACGGCTCGGAGTTCTGGACGTACACCCTGCCGCGCCGGACCGGCACCGGGACGGCCGGACGGCTGACCACCGAGGCCCTGCCGGTGAGCGCCGCCACCGCGCACGGCCTCGGCCTGGTGGACCGTCTCGTGCCCGTTCCCGCGGGGGAGTTCACCGCCGAGGTCGACCGCATGGCCGCCGGGCTCGCGGACGCACCCGAGCTCGGCCGGCGGATCGACGCCAAGATGGCGGCCCGCGCCCGCGACGAGGCGGTACGGCCGCTCGCCGAGCACCGGCGCGCCGAACTCGCCCGGATGCGCGACATCTTCTTCGACCCCGCCGCCCCCTACCACGCGCTGCGCTCGGCATTCGTCCGCAAGCTGCCCGGCGCCTGCGCCCGCCCCCTGTCCGCGACCGGCGCCCCGCTCACCGGAGGCACCCGATGA
- a CDS encoding transglycosylase family protein: MICQQNIDRAPGRRLRRRALRGTLLAAATTAALAGGPQATALPAAGPGPDWDAIAACESSGNWKANTGNGYYGGLQFRQSSWKAAGGLKYARRADLASRRQQIRVAGRLAVLQGMSAWGCS, from the coding sequence ATGATCTGTCAGCAGAACATCGACAGGGCCCCCGGCCGCCGCCTTCGCCGCCGCGCGCTGCGCGGGACCCTGCTGGCCGCGGCGACCACCGCGGCACTGGCCGGCGGACCCCAGGCGACGGCACTCCCGGCCGCCGGTCCGGGTCCCGACTGGGACGCCATCGCCGCGTGCGAGTCCAGCGGCAACTGGAAGGCGAACACGGGCAACGGGTACTACGGCGGGCTCCAGTTCCGCCAGTCCAGCTGGAAAGCCGCGGGAGGGCTGAAGTACGCGCGCCGAGCGGACCTGGCTTCGCGCAGACAGCAGATCAGGGTGGCCGGGCGACTGGCCGTCCTCCAGGGGATGTCGGCGTGGGGCTGCTCCTGA
- the hypE gene encoding hydrogenase expression/formation protein HypE, with protein MGHGGGGALSAELIQDVFAPAYGNPVLAAMGDSAVLHLGGARLAFSTDSYVVRPLFFPGGSLGDLAVNGTVNDLAMSGARPAYLSAAFVLEEGVELTVVDRIARAMGAAAEAAGVTVATGDTKVVEAGHGDGVYVTTAGVGVVPEGVDIRPQRARPGDAVIVSGPIGLHGVAIMSVREGLEFGVEIASDTAPLGDLVAAMLAVTPDIHVLRDPTRGGLGASLNEIARASGIGVRLRERALPVPEAVANACGFLGLDPLYVANEGRLVAFVPPTEAEAVLEAMRAHPQGGGAVLIGECVADHPGMVVVATGLGGTRVVDLPLGEQLPRIC; from the coding sequence ATGGGCCACGGCGGAGGCGGCGCCCTGTCCGCCGAACTGATCCAGGACGTCTTCGCCCCGGCCTACGGCAACCCCGTCCTCGCCGCCATGGGCGACTCCGCCGTCCTCCACCTCGGTGGCGCCCGGCTGGCGTTCTCCACCGACTCCTACGTCGTCAGGCCGCTGTTCTTCCCGGGCGGCAGCCTCGGCGACCTGGCGGTCAACGGCACCGTCAACGACCTGGCGATGAGCGGCGCCCGGCCCGCCTACCTCTCCGCCGCCTTCGTGCTGGAGGAGGGCGTGGAGCTGACCGTGGTCGACCGGATCGCGCGCGCCATGGGCGCGGCCGCCGAAGCCGCGGGAGTCACCGTGGCCACCGGCGACACCAAGGTGGTGGAGGCCGGACACGGCGACGGCGTGTACGTCACCACGGCCGGGGTCGGTGTCGTCCCCGAGGGAGTGGACATCCGCCCGCAGCGCGCCAGGCCGGGCGACGCCGTCATCGTCAGCGGCCCGATCGGCCTGCACGGCGTGGCGATCATGAGCGTCCGGGAGGGCCTGGAGTTCGGCGTCGAGATCGCCAGCGACACGGCGCCCCTGGGGGACCTGGTCGCCGCCATGCTGGCCGTCACCCCGGACATCCACGTGCTGCGCGACCCCACCCGGGGCGGTCTCGGTGCCTCCCTCAACGAGATCGCCCGCGCCTCCGGCATCGGAGTCCGGCTGCGTGAACGCGCCCTCCCCGTCCCCGAGGCGGTCGCGAACGCCTGCGGATTCCTCGGCCTCGACCCGCTGTACGTCGCCAACGAGGGCCGGCTCGTCGCCTTCGTGCCGCCCACCGAGGCGGAGGCCGTCCTGGAGGCGATGCGTGCCCACCCGCAGGGCGGCGGAGCCGTGCTCATCGGCGAGTGCGTCGCCGACCATCCCGGCATGGTGGTCGTCGCCACCGGCCTCGGCGGCACCCGGGTCGTCGACCTGCCCCTGGGGGAGCAACTGCCGCGCATCTGCTGA
- a CDS encoding YegS/Rv2252/BmrU family lipid kinase: MRQFTAIVNPTAGGSAGAAALLRVARLLREAGAGVETEYSRSLAHAQDLARLAGERDRVVLAVGGDGIAGGIGGALSGSGALLGLVPAGRGNDFARALELPADPAELARILLHGAPRRVDTIEVESAAHPRSVVLGSVYAGVDALANRHANNSRLLRGAASYYAGGLRAVATWRAATYHVTVDGEEHIHRGYTVVAANSAYYGSGRMIAPGARVDDGLLDVVMIREAPRRLFFALMNELKSGAHVERPEVRILRGRRIRVAADREVPYGADGEVGAVLPVTARVLPGALSVLC, from the coding sequence ATGCGACAGTTCACCGCCATCGTCAACCCCACCGCGGGCGGATCCGCCGGGGCCGCGGCGCTGCTGCGGGTGGCCAGGCTGCTCAGGGAGGCCGGCGCCGGAGTGGAGACCGAGTACAGCCGCAGTCTCGCCCACGCCCAGGACCTCGCCCGCCTGGCCGGGGAGCGCGACCGCGTCGTGCTCGCCGTGGGCGGCGACGGCATCGCGGGCGGTATCGGCGGAGCCCTGAGCGGCAGCGGCGCACTCCTGGGCCTGGTCCCGGCGGGCCGCGGCAACGACTTCGCCCGCGCACTGGAACTGCCCGCCGATCCGGCGGAGTTGGCCCGGATCCTGCTGCACGGCGCCCCGCGCCGCGTCGACACCATCGAGGTGGAGTCGGCCGCGCACCCGCGCAGTGTCGTCCTCGGCAGCGTGTACGCGGGCGTCGACGCGCTCGCCAACCGGCACGCGAACAACTCCCGGCTGCTGCGCGGCGCCGCCTCCTACTACGCGGGCGGGCTGCGCGCCGTGGCCACCTGGCGGGCGGCGACCTACCACGTCACCGTCGACGGCGAGGAGCACATCCACCGCGGCTACACCGTGGTGGCCGCCAACTCCGCCTACTACGGCTCCGGTCGCATGATCGCGCCCGGCGCCCGCGTCGACGACGGCCTGCTCGACGTGGTGATGATCCGCGAGGCGCCGCGCCGGCTCTTCTTCGCGCTGATGAACGAGCTGAAGTCGGGCGCGCACGTCGAGCGCCCCGAGGTGCGGATCCTGCGGGGCAGACGGATCCGTGTCGCCGCCGACCGCGAGGTGCCCTACGGCGCCGACGGCGAGGTCGGGGCGGTCCTTCCCGTCACGGCCCGCGTGCTGCCCGGCGCGCTCTCGGTGCTCTGCTGA
- the hypD gene encoding hydrogenase formation protein HypD has product MKYIDEFNDPGLARRLLDEIRATVTRPWALMEVCGGQTHSIIRHGIDQLLPEEVELIHGPGCPVCVTPLEVIDKALAIAARPDVIFCSFGDMLRVPGTDRDLFRVKGEGGDVRVVYSPLDALRLARQHPDRQVVFFAIGFETTAPANAMAVHQARRLGLDNFSLLVSHVRVPPAIEAIMTAPACRVQGFLAAGHVCSVMGTAEYPDLAERHRVPIVVTGFEPLDILEGIRRAVHQLERGEHRVDNAYPRAVREAGNPAALSMLEEVFEVADRAWRGIGRIPASGWRLSDAYRAYDAEHRFDVGGIRTEEPAVCRAGEVLQGLIKPTECSAFGTTCTPRTPLGATMVSSEGACAAYYLYRRMTGQASPGAPAPQGSRIPQEEMNPVG; this is encoded by the coding sequence ATGAAGTACATCGACGAGTTCAACGACCCCGGACTGGCCCGGCGGCTGCTGGACGAGATCCGCGCGACGGTCACCCGGCCGTGGGCGCTGATGGAGGTCTGCGGCGGCCAGACCCACTCGATCATTCGGCACGGCATCGACCAGCTGCTGCCCGAGGAGGTCGAGCTGATCCACGGCCCCGGCTGCCCGGTGTGCGTGACCCCCCTCGAAGTCATCGACAAGGCACTGGCGATCGCCGCCCGCCCCGACGTGATCTTCTGCTCGTTCGGCGACATGCTGCGGGTGCCGGGCACCGACCGGGACCTGTTCCGGGTCAAGGGCGAGGGCGGGGACGTACGGGTGGTGTACTCGCCGCTCGACGCCCTCCGGCTCGCCCGGCAGCACCCGGACCGGCAGGTGGTGTTCTTCGCCATCGGCTTCGAGACGACCGCTCCCGCCAACGCCATGGCCGTGCACCAGGCCCGCCGCCTGGGCCTGGACAACTTCAGCCTGCTGGTCTCGCACGTCCGGGTGCCACCGGCCATCGAGGCGATCATGACGGCCCCGGCCTGCCGGGTGCAGGGCTTCCTCGCCGCCGGGCACGTGTGCAGCGTCATGGGCACCGCCGAGTACCCGGACCTGGCCGAGCGGCACCGGGTGCCGATCGTGGTCACCGGCTTCGAACCGCTCGACATCCTCGAAGGCATCCGCCGGGCCGTCCACCAACTCGAGCGCGGCGAGCACCGGGTGGACAACGCCTACCCGCGCGCCGTGCGCGAGGCGGGCAATCCGGCCGCCCTGAGCATGCTCGAGGAGGTCTTCGAGGTCGCCGACCGGGCCTGGCGCGGCATCGGACGCATCCCCGCCAGCGGCTGGCGGCTGTCCGACGCCTACCGCGCCTACGACGCCGAGCACCGCTTCGACGTCGGGGGCATCCGCACCGAGGAGCCCGCCGTGTGCCGTGCGGGCGAGGTCCTCCAGGGGCTGATCAAGCCCACCGAGTGCTCCGCGTTCGGCACCACCTGCACCCCGCGCACCCCGCTCGGCGCCACCATGGTCTCCAGTGAGGGCGCCTGCGCCGCCTACTACCTGTACCGCCGGATGACCGGACAGGCCTCACCGGGCGCCCCGGCGCCGCAGGGCTCCCGCATCCCGCAGGAGGAGATGAACCCCGTTGGCTGA
- a CDS encoding DUF5947 family protein, with protein MTGDGALARLIRSSAGRASAAPGEVCDLCAAPVPEDHRHLYDTAEAEVRCACGPCSVLFAEDGSGGGHYRLVPRRRVRLPHVDTAALGVPVGLVFFVPRADGTVTAEGPSPAGAMRWEVDAAAWRRLTTRFPELASMEPDVEAFLVNTVQGLDHHWIVPVDDCFRMLAVVRREWRGMSGGGRVWPAVEQFFAELTEQN; from the coding sequence GTGACCGGGGACGGAGCGCTGGCCCGCCTCATCCGCTCCTCGGCCGGCCGGGCCTCCGCGGCACCGGGCGAGGTGTGCGATCTGTGCGCCGCGCCGGTGCCCGAGGACCACCGCCACCTCTACGACACCGCCGAGGCCGAGGTGCGGTGCGCCTGCGGCCCCTGTTCGGTGCTCTTCGCCGAGGACGGGTCGGGCGGCGGGCACTACCGGCTCGTCCCCCGGCGCCGGGTGCGGCTTCCGCACGTCGACACGGCGGCGCTGGGAGTGCCGGTCGGTCTGGTCTTCTTCGTGCCGCGCGCCGACGGCACGGTCACCGCGGAGGGCCCGAGCCCGGCGGGTGCCATGCGGTGGGAGGTGGACGCGGCGGCCTGGCGGCGGTTGACCACCCGGTTCCCCGAACTCGCCTCCATGGAGCCCGATGTGGAGGCGTTTCTCGTCAACACCGTCCAGGGCCTGGACCACCACTGGATCGTGCCCGTCGACGACTGCTTCCGGATGCTGGCCGTGGTCCGCCGCGAGTGGCGGGGCATGTCCGGCGGGGGCCGGGTGTGGCCCGCCGTGGAGCAGTTCTTCGCGGAGCTGACCGAACAGAACTGA
- the hypB gene encoding hydrogenase nickel incorporation protein HypB, producing MCRSVDVKQAVLAKNDDLAATLRGDLARQGVAVVNLLSSPGSGKTELLGRVLARAVERGVPVAALTADLATENDARRLARSGAPVQQVLTDGLCHLEARQVRTRLEGWLPEDTAVLFVENVGNLVCPASYDLGETLRIVLMAVTEGEDKPLKYPTAFGSAHLVLVTKTDLAEAAGFDETAFRTHVRQVNPGVEIVRTCARTGDGVDTVLDRVLTARDGAPQHRPPLTPHPHGHDHAADGEQAHDHHTQPHPATTPAS from the coding sequence ATGTGCCGGTCCGTCGACGTCAAGCAGGCCGTCCTCGCCAAGAACGACGATCTCGCCGCCACCCTGCGCGGCGACCTGGCCCGGCAGGGCGTGGCCGTCGTCAACCTGCTGTCCAGCCCCGGCAGCGGCAAGACCGAACTCCTCGGCCGGGTGCTGGCCCGCGCCGTCGAACGCGGCGTGCCGGTGGCCGCGCTGACCGCGGACCTGGCGACCGAGAACGACGCCCGCCGGCTGGCCCGCTCCGGCGCCCCGGTGCAGCAGGTGCTCACCGACGGACTCTGCCACCTGGAGGCCCGGCAGGTCCGCACCCGGCTGGAGGGCTGGCTGCCCGAGGACACGGCGGTGCTGTTCGTGGAGAACGTCGGCAACCTCGTCTGCCCCGCGTCGTACGACCTCGGCGAGACCCTGCGCATCGTCCTGATGGCGGTGACCGAGGGCGAGGACAAGCCGCTGAAGTACCCCACCGCGTTCGGCTCGGCCCACCTGGTCCTGGTCACCAAGACCGACCTGGCCGAGGCCGCCGGCTTCGACGAGACCGCCTTCCGCACCCATGTGCGGCAGGTCAACCCCGGGGTGGAGATCGTACGGACCTGCGCGCGCACCGGCGACGGCGTCGACACCGTCCTGGACCGGGTGCTGACAGCCCGCGACGGAGCCCCGCAGCACCGGCCCCCGCTCACCCCGCACCCCCACGGCCACGACCACGCCGCCGACGGTGAACAGGCCCACGACCACCACACGCAACCGCACCCGGCGACCACCCCCGCCTCATGA
- the hypF gene encoding carbamoyltransferase HypF — protein MTAPVTGPVRRRLTVRGTVQGVGFRPYVHRLAADLALAGFVSNTAAGVLIEIEGPPDDVTRFCERLARQPPPLAAVTGIGLEELPATGATGPFAIHATEHAPGRTHLPPDTATCADCLRELAAPGDRRHRHPFITCTHCGPRFTIATAMPYDRAVTTMAGFPMCPACAREYTDPADRRFHAQPVACPDCGPRLRLVPAAGSGDRPARDTHALAAARALLAAGRIVAVKGVGGYHLACDAADTRAVATLRARKERGGKAFAVMCADLAAVQRIADPTDRERATLTSPARPIVLLRRRARPDGLRLSDEVCPGSPHVGVMLPYTPVHTLLFGLPGDPPGPRVLVMTSGNRSGEPIVTDDEEALIRLAGLADAWLAHDRPIASPCDDSLLRVRPDGTEQVLRRSRGYTPRPLRLPLAVRPALAVGGDLKNVPCVGDGEQAWFGPHIGDMGDLATQEAARRAERHLLGLTGVTPALVAADRHPGYHSARWARRRAAGLPQPEPVLVQHHHAHIASAMAEHGLDGTTPVIGVAFDGTGYGDDGTVWGGEFLLADYTGHRRFARLTPAPLPGGDAGVANPCRLALARLWAAGLPWDPRLPSVVACAPDERSLLRRQLERDLACVPTSSTGRLFDAVSSLAGVCHRAGYEAQAALELEAAATLARDADSAAYPFAITEGPGPLGCDPVPMLRALLDDQRRGTPPPVLAARFHRGLARAVAEICHRARAATGLTTAVLSGGVFANGLLEDECAGLLTADGFTVLRHGEVPPNDGGLALGQLVVAAHERHHRRRPEPPYEPTGPGPAREPRGRRTTDSDETE, from the coding sequence ATGACCGCACCCGTCACCGGCCCGGTGCGCCGCCGGCTCACCGTGCGCGGCACCGTGCAGGGCGTGGGCTTCAGGCCCTACGTGCACCGCCTCGCCGCCGACCTGGCGCTGGCCGGCTTCGTGAGCAACACCGCCGCCGGCGTGCTGATCGAGATCGAGGGCCCGCCGGACGACGTCACCCGGTTCTGCGAGCGGCTGGCCCGGCAACCGCCCCCGCTGGCCGCCGTCACCGGCATCGGTCTGGAGGAGCTTCCCGCCACCGGCGCCACCGGCCCGTTCGCCATCCACGCCACCGAACACGCGCCGGGACGCACACACCTCCCGCCCGACACCGCGACCTGCGCCGACTGCCTGCGCGAACTCGCCGCCCCGGGCGACCGCCGTCACCGGCACCCGTTCATCACCTGCACCCACTGCGGCCCCCGCTTCACCATCGCCACCGCCATGCCGTACGACCGCGCGGTCACGACCATGGCCGGCTTCCCGATGTGCCCCGCCTGCGCCCGGGAGTACACCGACCCCGCCGACCGGCGCTTCCACGCCCAGCCCGTGGCCTGCCCCGACTGCGGCCCCCGGCTGCGCCTGGTCCCCGCAGCGGGCAGCGGGGACCGCCCGGCCCGGGACACGCACGCCCTTGCGGCGGCCCGGGCCCTGCTCGCCGCCGGACGGATCGTCGCCGTCAAGGGCGTCGGCGGCTACCACCTGGCCTGCGACGCCGCCGACACCCGCGCGGTCGCCACCCTGCGGGCGCGCAAGGAACGCGGCGGCAAGGCGTTCGCCGTGATGTGCGCCGACCTCGCCGCCGTCCAGCGGATCGCCGACCCCACCGACCGCGAACGGGCCACGCTCACCAGCCCGGCGCGGCCCATCGTCCTGCTGCGCCGGCGCGCACGGCCGGACGGGCTCCGCCTGTCCGACGAGGTGTGCCCGGGCAGCCCCCACGTCGGCGTGATGCTGCCCTACACCCCCGTGCACACCCTGCTGTTCGGGCTGCCCGGCGATCCCCCCGGCCCGCGCGTGCTGGTGATGACCAGCGGCAACCGCTCCGGCGAACCGATCGTCACCGACGACGAGGAGGCGCTGATCCGGCTCGCCGGGCTGGCCGACGCCTGGCTCGCCCACGACCGGCCCATCGCCTCCCCCTGCGACGACTCCCTGCTGCGGGTACGCCCCGACGGCACCGAACAGGTGCTGCGCCGCTCCCGCGGCTACACGCCCCGCCCGCTGCGCCTGCCGCTCGCGGTGCGTCCCGCGCTCGCCGTGGGCGGCGACCTGAAGAACGTCCCGTGCGTCGGCGACGGCGAGCAGGCCTGGTTCGGGCCGCACATCGGCGACATGGGGGACCTCGCCACCCAGGAGGCCGCCCGGCGGGCGGAACGGCACCTGCTGGGCCTGACCGGGGTGACCCCCGCCCTGGTCGCCGCCGACCGCCACCCCGGCTACCACTCGGCCCGCTGGGCACGCCGCCGCGCCGCCGGACTCCCGCAGCCGGAGCCCGTACTCGTCCAGCACCACCACGCCCACATCGCCTCGGCGATGGCCGAGCACGGCCTCGACGGCACCACGCCCGTCATCGGTGTCGCCTTCGACGGCACCGGGTACGGCGACGACGGCACCGTCTGGGGCGGCGAGTTCCTGCTCGCCGACTACACCGGCCACCGCCGCTTCGCCCGGCTGACCCCCGCCCCGCTGCCCGGGGGCGACGCGGGTGTGGCCAACCCCTGCCGGCTCGCCCTGGCCCGGCTGTGGGCCGCGGGACTGCCCTGGGACCCCCGCCTGCCCAGCGTTGTCGCCTGCGCACCCGACGAACGGTCGCTGCTCCGGCGGCAGTTGGAGCGCGACCTGGCCTGCGTGCCGACCTCCAGCACGGGCCGGCTCTTCGACGCCGTGTCCTCCCTCGCGGGCGTGTGCCACCGCGCGGGATACGAAGCACAGGCCGCGCTGGAACTGGAGGCGGCCGCGACCCTGGCCCGGGATGCCGACAGCGCGGCGTACCCCTTCGCCATCACCGAAGGACCCGGCCCCCTCGGCTGCGACCCGGTGCCCATGCTGCGGGCGCTCCTCGACGACCAGCGGCGCGGCACCCCGCCGCCGGTCCTCGCGGCCCGCTTCCACCGGGGCCTCGCGCGGGCCGTCGCGGAGATCTGCCACCGCGCCCGCGCGGCCACCGGCCTGACCACCGCCGTCCTCAGCGGCGGTGTCTTCGCCAACGGCTTGCTGGAGGACGAGTGCGCCGGGCTGCTCACCGCGGACGGCTTCACCGTCCTGCGCCACGGCGAAGTCCCCCCGAACGACGGAGGACTGGCTCTCGGACAGCTCGTGGTCGCGGCACACGAGCGGCACCACCGGCGGCGCCCGGAGCCGCCGTATGAGCCGACCGGGCCGGGGCCCGCGCGAGAGCCGCGGGGCCGGCGGACGACAGACAGCGACGAGACGGAGTGA
- the hypA gene encoding hydrogenase maturation nickel metallochaperone HypA encodes MHELSIATAIVEQADEAARAERTGAVSVVTVRVGELAGVVPDALSFAFEVAREGTALAGARLVVEQVTAHAYCVPCDTEFPVGMPPFFWCPHCDRPSRDLRSGRELEITAIEPAPSPAP; translated from the coding sequence GTGCACGAGTTGTCGATCGCGACCGCCATCGTGGAACAGGCCGACGAGGCCGCCCGGGCCGAGAGGACGGGCGCCGTCTCCGTGGTGACGGTGCGGGTGGGCGAGCTGGCCGGGGTCGTACCCGACGCGCTGAGCTTCGCCTTCGAGGTCGCCCGGGAGGGCACCGCCCTGGCCGGGGCCCGGCTCGTCGTCGAGCAGGTGACCGCGCACGCCTACTGCGTCCCGTGCGACACGGAGTTCCCGGTCGGGATGCCCCCGTTCTTCTGGTGCCCGCACTGCGATCGTCCGTCGCGGGACCTGCGCAGCGGACGGGAGTTGGAGATCACCGCCATCGAGCCCGCGCCGTCGCCCGCGCCCTGA